A window from Mycobacterium saskatchewanense encodes these proteins:
- a CDS encoding DMT family transporter, whose protein sequence is MGWVTGHAVAILSALLAAFWAAVGIVVRQRVAQAVPAEKAMSSGVATTVVRKPLWWAGMIAAIAGYVFQALALANGSLLLVQPLLVSSLLFALPLGARLCGQHITWAEWGWATLLTAALTVFVLVGQPRDSHVRAAIPAWTLALVITVPLMVVCVVAANRAIGHARAMLLAVAVAVQLGMIAVLTKICTHRFAVAGWHGLLTVPALYVLIALAVTLTVLQQAAFHAGALQASVPIMLVGEPIVAVVLGMIVLGEQLDVHGPGAVALGLAGVAMVASTIALGRSQVPATNDSSPQRRSKADALIGCP, encoded by the coding sequence ATGGGGTGGGTCACCGGGCACGCGGTCGCGATTTTGTCCGCACTGCTGGCCGCGTTCTGGGCCGCGGTGGGCATCGTCGTCCGGCAGCGGGTGGCTCAGGCCGTGCCCGCGGAGAAGGCCATGTCGTCGGGGGTGGCGACGACGGTCGTCCGCAAGCCGCTGTGGTGGGCGGGCATGATCGCGGCCATCGCCGGCTACGTCTTCCAGGCCCTGGCGCTGGCCAACGGCTCCCTGCTGCTGGTGCAGCCGCTGCTGGTCTCGTCGCTGCTCTTCGCGCTGCCGCTCGGCGCTCGGCTCTGCGGCCAGCACATCACCTGGGCCGAGTGGGGATGGGCGACGCTGCTGACGGCGGCCCTCACGGTCTTCGTGCTCGTCGGGCAGCCCCGCGACAGCCATGTCCGCGCGGCCATACCGGCCTGGACGCTGGCCCTGGTCATCACGGTGCCGCTAATGGTCGTCTGTGTGGTCGCCGCCAACCGCGCCATCGGCCACGCGCGGGCGATGCTGCTTGCGGTCGCCGTCGCGGTGCAGTTGGGCATGATCGCCGTGCTGACCAAGATCTGCACGCACCGCTTCGCCGTCGCCGGATGGCACGGCCTGCTGACCGTTCCCGCCCTGTACGTGCTGATCGCGCTGGCGGTCACGCTAACCGTGCTGCAGCAGGCGGCTTTTCACGCCGGAGCCCTGCAGGCGTCGGTGCCGATCATGTTGGTGGGGGAGCCGATCGTCGCCGTCGTGCTCGGCATGATCGTGCTCGGTGAGCAGCTCGACGTCCACGGTCCCGGCGCGGTGGCGCTGGGCCTGGCGGGCGTGGCGATGGTGGCGTCCACCATCGCCCTGGGCCGTAGCCAGGTGCCCGCGACCAACGATTCGTCGCCGCAACGGCGTTCGAAGGCAGACGCGCTGATCGGTTGCCCCTGA
- a CDS encoding amidohydrolase family protein, with product MRTVGLEEHFVTAAVVEAWGRLEPQWQNPPEPVGGDDLQRRLGDLHGERFAAMDDTGLDVQVLSLTSPGVQNVPAGDAVALQTASNDLVADAVRAHPDRLQGFATLAATDPGAAARELERAVTTLGLNGAMIFPRSRGRALDHRDFWPIFETAATLGAPLYLHPQVPPAPVQDVYYGGFDAAVNAGFATYGIGWHYEVGVALIRLILAGVFDQFPDLQVIAGHWGEVVLFYLERVDNLAAAASLKQPVSEYFRSNVFVTPSGIFSQRYLRWALEVMGPDRILFSTDYPYRFVPDGGARRFLQDADLSEADREKVASGNWERICAAIRR from the coding sequence GTGAGAACGGTTGGCCTGGAAGAGCATTTCGTCACCGCCGCCGTGGTCGAGGCGTGGGGCCGCCTGGAGCCGCAGTGGCAGAACCCGCCGGAGCCGGTGGGGGGCGACGATCTCCAGCGCCGCCTCGGCGACCTCCACGGTGAGCGTTTCGCCGCGATGGACGACACCGGGCTGGACGTTCAAGTTCTTTCGCTGACGAGCCCCGGAGTCCAGAACGTGCCGGCCGGCGACGCGGTGGCGCTGCAGACCGCCTCCAACGATCTGGTGGCGGACGCCGTGCGCGCGCACCCGGACCGCCTGCAGGGCTTCGCGACGCTGGCCGCCACGGACCCGGGCGCGGCCGCGCGCGAACTGGAAAGAGCCGTAACAACTCTGGGGCTCAACGGCGCCATGATCTTCCCGCGGAGCCGTGGGCGCGCGCTCGATCACCGCGACTTCTGGCCGATCTTCGAGACCGCCGCCACCCTCGGGGCGCCGCTCTACCTGCACCCGCAGGTTCCGCCGGCGCCGGTGCAGGACGTCTACTATGGCGGGTTCGACGCCGCCGTCAACGCCGGGTTCGCGACCTACGGCATCGGCTGGCACTACGAGGTGGGCGTCGCGCTGATCCGCTTGATCCTCGCCGGGGTCTTTGACCAATTCCCCGATCTGCAAGTAATAGCTGGCCATTGGGGGGAGGTGGTGCTGTTCTATCTCGAGCGGGTCGACAACCTCGCCGCCGCCGCTTCGCTGAAGCAGCCGGTTTCGGAATACTTCCGCAGCAACGTCTTCGTCACACCCAGCGGCATCTTCAGTCAGCGGTATCTGCGCTGGGCGCTCGAAGTGATGGGCCCCGATCGCATCCTGTTCTCCACCGACTACCCCTACCGGTTCGTGCCCGACGGCGGAGCGCGCCGCTTCCTGCAAGACGCAGACCTCAGCGAGGCCGACCGGGAGAAGGTCGCGTCGGGCAATTGGGAGCGGATCTGCGCCGCCATACGCCGCTGA
- a CDS encoding winged helix-turn-helix transcriptional regulator, whose translation MSERVVKTPGPLQTPVVRGNPCSIAAALEIVGDRWSLLIVREVNLGHHRFGEIAQNTAAPRDRLAARLKELVAAGVLERREYQESPSRSAYYLTEAGRELVPVLQVLRQWGDRWAVEQPPVAVRHHDHALSIGHTCDVCGERVDPADVTRVRLTERGSA comes from the coding sequence ATGTCAGAGCGCGTCGTGAAAACGCCGGGGCCGTTGCAGACCCCCGTCGTCCGGGGCAACCCGTGTTCGATCGCGGCCGCCCTGGAGATCGTCGGCGACCGGTGGAGCCTCTTGATCGTCCGCGAGGTCAACCTGGGTCACCACCGATTCGGCGAGATCGCCCAGAACACCGCCGCCCCGCGGGATCGCCTGGCGGCCCGGCTCAAGGAACTGGTCGCCGCAGGCGTCCTCGAGCGACGGGAGTACCAGGAGTCGCCGTCACGCTCCGCGTACTACCTGACCGAGGCGGGGCGCGAACTGGTCCCCGTGCTGCAAGTGCTGCGCCAATGGGGCGACCGGTGGGCCGTGGAGCAACCCCCCGTCGCGGTGCGGCACCACGACCACGCGCTGTCGATCGGCCATACCTGCGACGTCTGCGGTGAGCGGGTGGACCCCGCCGATGTGACACGGGTCCGGCTCACCGAAAGGGGTTCAGCCTGA
- a CDS encoding purine-cytosine permease family protein, producing the protein MKTLEVEHRTTARVPQDERFGRARDLLGIWFAFNMGPLGLVEGAVGVTLGLSTVWVIVGLLLGNMLGGLTMAFHAAQGPALGVPQMLQARGQFGMRGASVLTSVQVVVALGYFVSVLIASAQSVNRLFPAISVTTAIFVSIAMSFLITFVGFRLISAMAKVVAGAIGIFAVILIMAMVMNGSLDSTMLRGGDFKVQSFFLVVSVAASWQLAWAPDVSDYSRYLPSTTGSRPAFWCTYLGCSLGGALMMILGALAAATVSSADALEGLHTGVGALGAVALVLCVAAAATMNTVNSYSATICVVSTYEGFRPVKPLKNSRFVALGAIYVLALVLALAGSSNFTTHLITFVYMCMYVLIPWSAINLADYYIVRHGHYDVQQFFMPHAGIYGDWNKRAGVVFLIGLAVEVPFMATELYQGPIAHMLGGIDVAWVVGYVVSFGLYVAIAQRSKSVTETVRSLDPTLAVE; encoded by the coding sequence GTGAAGACACTTGAAGTCGAGCATCGGACGACCGCCAGAGTGCCGCAGGACGAGCGCTTCGGTCGAGCACGGGACCTGCTCGGGATCTGGTTCGCGTTCAACATGGGCCCGCTGGGCCTCGTGGAAGGGGCCGTCGGAGTCACCCTCGGCCTGTCTACGGTGTGGGTAATCGTGGGACTCTTGCTTGGCAACATGCTCGGCGGGCTGACGATGGCCTTCCATGCGGCACAAGGGCCTGCGCTGGGAGTACCGCAGATGTTGCAGGCTCGGGGGCAGTTCGGCATGCGCGGCGCCTCCGTGCTGACGAGCGTACAAGTCGTGGTGGCGCTGGGATATTTCGTGTCGGTTCTCATCGCCTCGGCGCAGTCGGTGAACCGGCTGTTTCCAGCCATCAGTGTGACGACGGCAATTTTTGTTTCGATTGCGATGAGTTTCTTGATCACCTTTGTCGGGTTCAGGCTCATCAGCGCGATGGCGAAGGTGGTTGCGGGGGCCATCGGGATATTCGCGGTGATCCTCATCATGGCGATGGTGATGAACGGCTCGCTCGACAGCACGATGTTGCGAGGGGGCGACTTCAAGGTCCAGAGTTTCTTCCTCGTTGTCAGCGTCGCTGCTTCGTGGCAACTCGCCTGGGCGCCTGATGTCTCGGACTATTCACGCTACTTGCCGTCGACGACGGGCTCCCGCCCCGCGTTTTGGTGCACCTACCTGGGCTGCTCGTTGGGCGGGGCACTCATGATGATTCTCGGCGCTCTCGCCGCCGCGACCGTGTCCTCCGCAGACGCATTGGAGGGATTGCACACCGGGGTTGGCGCGCTCGGTGCGGTCGCGCTGGTCTTGTGCGTTGCCGCCGCGGCGACGATGAATACGGTCAATTCCTACAGTGCGACGATCTGCGTGGTGTCGACCTACGAAGGCTTCCGGCCTGTCAAACCCCTGAAGAACAGCCGGTTCGTGGCTCTGGGCGCAATCTATGTGCTGGCTTTGGTTTTGGCTTTAGCCGGCTCGAGCAACTTCACCACCCACCTCATCACGTTCGTCTACATGTGCATGTACGTGCTCATTCCTTGGTCGGCAATCAACTTGGCCGACTACTACATCGTCAGGCACGGGCATTACGACGTGCAGCAGTTCTTCATGCCGCACGCGGGCATCTATGGCGACTGGAACAAGCGGGCGGGGGTCGTTTTCCTCATTGGCCTGGCGGTCGAGGTGCCCTTCATGGCCACCGAGCTGTACCAGGGGCCGATCGCACACATGCTCGGAGGAATAGACGTCGCCTGGGTCGTCGGGTACGTCGTTTCGTTCGGTCTGTACGTAGCGATCGCGCAGCGTTCGAAGTCCGTCACCGAAACTGTGCGTTCCCTCGACCCGACGTTGGCCGTCGAGTAG
- a CDS encoding NtaA/DmoA family FMN-dependent monooxygenase (This protein belongs to a clade of FMN-dependent monooxygenases, within a broader family of flavin-dependent oxidoreductases, the luciferase-like monooxygenase (LMM) family, some of whose members use coenzyme F420 rather than FMN.), whose amino-acid sequence MHLVAFLGTGPTIFHQGAWRHPATENDFLDGDFLVRLTQTLERAKFDAVFFADGLVLYDGQAEKGGLLYLLDPIVVAATVAQATSRIGIGITVSTSYFEPYGIARSLGSVDVLSKGRMAWNIVTGGAEVDAEARKFGYEVGLNREERYDRATEVVEACLQLWDSFPADAIVADRESGRFMDASKLVNFQYRGKYVGTEGPLNVPASPQGRPILMQAGSSPRGRDFAAQFAEVIFVVQKTADDIRAFVDDMTARLAKFGRSRSECLILSQVNVVVAETSSIARERWDLLNSLIDEETALRWASSATGVDLRGLPLDTPIRELDFSAVDPDGKGSSGYVQLLLQQAAEGEDITLRQAAIRVSNSAAEIVGDPDEVTDGLEELFRSGGGDGFILCAPVMPSGFEDFARLVIPCLRRRGLVAADYPGTTLRSTLFGLCSDE is encoded by the coding sequence ATGCACCTGGTCGCCTTCTTGGGGACCGGCCCCACGATTTTTCATCAAGGAGCTTGGCGCCACCCGGCGACCGAGAACGATTTCCTGGACGGTGACTTTCTTGTGCGGCTCACCCAGACCCTCGAGCGGGCGAAGTTCGACGCTGTCTTCTTCGCCGACGGTCTGGTCCTCTACGACGGTCAGGCGGAAAAGGGCGGCCTGCTGTACCTTTTGGACCCCATCGTCGTCGCCGCAACCGTGGCGCAGGCGACGAGCAGGATCGGGATCGGTATCACAGTGTCGACGAGCTATTTCGAGCCCTACGGAATCGCGCGGAGCTTGGGATCGGTGGATGTACTGAGCAAGGGCCGCATGGCGTGGAACATCGTCACCGGCGGCGCCGAAGTCGACGCCGAGGCGAGAAAGTTCGGCTATGAGGTCGGGCTGAACAGAGAGGAACGGTACGACCGCGCTACCGAGGTCGTCGAAGCCTGCCTTCAGCTCTGGGACAGCTTCCCAGCCGACGCCATCGTCGCCGACCGCGAAAGCGGCAGGTTCATGGACGCTTCCAAGCTGGTGAACTTTCAATACAGAGGCAAGTACGTCGGGACCGAGGGCCCCCTGAACGTTCCCGCGAGCCCGCAAGGCAGACCGATCCTGATGCAGGCGGGAAGCTCACCCCGAGGCCGGGACTTCGCCGCACAGTTCGCCGAGGTCATCTTCGTCGTACAGAAGACCGCGGACGATATCCGGGCCTTTGTCGACGACATGACCGCCCGGCTGGCAAAGTTCGGGCGGTCGCGGTCTGAGTGCCTCATCCTTTCCCAGGTCAATGTCGTCGTCGCGGAAACATCGAGCATCGCACGAGAGCGGTGGGATCTGCTCAACTCGCTCATCGACGAAGAAACGGCGCTCCGGTGGGCGTCGTCGGCCACTGGAGTCGATCTGCGCGGGCTCCCCTTGGACACGCCGATCCGAGAACTGGATTTCAGCGCCGTCGACCCCGACGGAAAGGGTTCGTCGGGGTACGTCCAATTGCTCCTTCAGCAGGCTGCCGAGGGCGAAGACATCACGCTTCGCCAGGCGGCAATCCGAGTCAGTAACTCCGCCGCCGAGATCGTCGGCGACCCCGACGAAGTGACCGACGGACTGGAAGAGCTCTTCCGCAGCGGGGGTGGGGACGGATTCATCCTGTGTGCGCCCGTGATGCCGAGTGGCTTCGAGGACTTCGCGCGACTCGTCATCCCCTGCCTTCGGCGGAGGGGGCTCGTCGCCGCCGACTACCCGGGAACCACTTTGCGTTCGACGCTCTTTGGCTTGTGCTCCGATGAGTGA
- a CDS encoding nicotinate phosphoribosyltransferase, protein MACAPMSERSFWRNFILNIDANKHTNFAQYPDGMEYLSGYLEARGGPYPVSLFVGLQAFLIEYLSRRITTKDVQQAEAFMGHGLGVRFNRDGWQGIVNEHDGYLPIEIEAVPEGTVLPIGNVLLQVVNTDPKYAWLTTYIETALLRAVWYPTTVGTLSWLLKQALREAFERTSDHCELLRLYLEDFGFRGVSSFESAALGGMAHLVNFDQTNTIAGAIAATQYYNAAMPNAASWLQEHSVTTAWGREHESDSFRKILAYTGDNSAGLLADTYNHENAVSNIIGKELHDEIVTFPGLVTVRCDSGDVITVPADTVERLMENFGYDINSKGFRVLPPNLRVVQGDGLVLDTHTALYAELERRGLAADNVICGMGGGLLQQVNRDTMRFGFKANAVCIQGSWRDVSKSPTGDTVKKSKPGRLALEYRDGQYRTVPRDSIPPEQNLLQPVFRDGKVLRLQHFQEVIERSERPTPRHYYMGT, encoded by the coding sequence TTGGCTTGTGCTCCGATGAGTGAACGCTCTTTCTGGCGCAACTTCATCCTGAACATCGACGCCAACAAACACACGAATTTCGCGCAGTACCCGGACGGCATGGAGTACCTGTCGGGTTACCTGGAGGCGCGTGGGGGTCCCTACCCGGTGTCGCTGTTCGTCGGGCTCCAGGCATTCCTCATCGAGTACCTGTCGCGTCGGATTACGACGAAAGATGTGCAGCAGGCCGAGGCGTTCATGGGCCACGGACTCGGAGTGCGGTTCAACCGCGACGGATGGCAGGGCATCGTCAATGAGCACGACGGGTATCTGCCCATCGAGATCGAAGCTGTTCCGGAGGGAACGGTCCTCCCGATCGGGAATGTGCTCCTCCAGGTCGTGAACACCGACCCAAAATACGCATGGCTCACGACTTACATCGAAACCGCGCTGCTACGAGCGGTGTGGTACCCGACGACCGTCGGCACACTGAGCTGGCTGCTGAAGCAGGCGCTGCGCGAAGCTTTCGAGCGCACGTCGGACCACTGCGAGCTGCTGCGGCTGTACCTGGAAGACTTTGGCTTTCGTGGTGTGAGCTCGTTTGAATCGGCAGCGCTGGGCGGCATGGCGCATTTGGTGAACTTTGATCAGACCAACACCATCGCCGGTGCCATCGCGGCCACGCAGTATTACAACGCGGCGATGCCCAACGCTGCATCCTGGCTGCAGGAGCACTCGGTGACGACGGCGTGGGGGCGTGAGCACGAAAGCGATTCGTTCCGAAAGATATTGGCCTACACCGGCGATAACTCGGCGGGCCTACTCGCCGACACCTATAACCACGAGAACGCGGTGAGCAACATCATAGGCAAGGAGTTGCACGACGAGATTGTCACGTTCCCCGGCCTGGTCACGGTGCGTTGCGACTCGGGTGACGTGATCACGGTCCCGGCGGACACCGTCGAACGGCTGATGGAGAACTTCGGCTACGACATCAACAGCAAAGGATTCAGGGTGCTGCCGCCGAACCTCCGCGTGGTGCAGGGCGATGGTCTGGTGCTAGACACGCACACAGCGCTTTACGCGGAGCTCGAGCGTCGCGGACTCGCCGCCGACAATGTCATCTGCGGAATGGGCGGTGGCCTGCTGCAGCAGGTGAACCGAGACACCATGCGATTCGGCTTCAAGGCCAACGCCGTGTGCATCCAAGGCAGCTGGCGCGATGTCTCCAAAAGCCCGACCGGCGACACCGTCAAGAAGTCCAAGCCCGGCCGCCTGGCACTGGAGTACCGGGATGGCCAGTACCGCACAGTGCCGCGCGATTCGATCCCACCCGAGCAGAACCTGCTCCAACCGGTGTTTCGCGACGGAAAGGTACTGCGGCTGCAGCACTTTCAGGAAGTCATCGAGCGCAGCGAGCGTCCTACGCCGAGGCACTACTACATGGGGACGTAG
- a CDS encoding aldo/keto reductase — MVSIGTLRDLAAIGQGTWRFGEDHHSEADEITALRAGIDLGMTLIDTAELYADGNAEVIVGKAILGRRDEVCVVSKVLPANATEEGTVRACHASLRRLGTDRIDVYLLHWRREVPLSETVQAFHRLQEAGDIREWGVSNLDVADLDDLPAGAVPAANQVLYNITRRGPEANLFPRSRASGTTIMAYSPIEKGRLLDRPALVDIAQARGITPAQVALSWAVRDGDVIAVPKATRRAHIEQNAAAMHLRLSADELRVLDESFPAPGIVPLETLS; from the coding sequence ATGGTTAGCATCGGCACGCTGCGCGACCTTGCCGCAATCGGCCAGGGAACGTGGCGGTTCGGCGAGGACCACCATAGCGAAGCCGACGAAATCACGGCTTTGCGCGCTGGCATCGATCTGGGCATGACGTTGATCGACACTGCTGAGCTCTACGCGGACGGCAATGCTGAAGTCATTGTGGGCAAAGCGATCTTAGGTCGCCGCGACGAGGTTTGCGTGGTGAGCAAGGTGCTGCCAGCCAATGCGACAGAGGAGGGGACCGTCCGCGCCTGCCATGCAAGCCTGCGTCGACTGGGAACCGACCGCATCGACGTGTATTTATTGCATTGGCGCCGTGAAGTCCCGCTCAGCGAGACGGTGCAAGCGTTCCACCGGTTGCAGGAGGCGGGTGACATCCGCGAATGGGGCGTCAGCAACCTCGACGTTGCTGATCTTGACGATCTACCCGCCGGTGCCGTTCCGGCCGCCAATCAAGTCCTATACAACATCACCCGGCGCGGCCCAGAGGCCAACCTATTTCCTAGGTCTCGCGCGTCAGGCACCACGATCATGGCGTACTCGCCGATAGAAAAGGGGCGCCTGTTGGACAGGCCCGCGTTGGTGGACATAGCCCAGGCGCGTGGGATAACACCCGCGCAGGTTGCGCTCTCCTGGGCCGTACGAGATGGCGACGTAATCGCCGTTCCGAAGGCGACTCGTCGGGCGCACATCGAGCAGAACGCTGCAGCGATGCACTTGAGGCTATCCGCTGACGAGCTGCGAGTGCTCGATGAGAGCTTTCCGGCCCCGGGGATCGTTCCGCTCGAAACCTTGTCGTGA
- a CDS encoding type 1 glutamine amidotransferase family protein yields the protein MSANTAGGRWLFAGYQLTGVSSSEEEQVGFADEAAWLLEDCLRNRGGLYAKSAEPWKEFVIVERNVYTRAYVEGRRAEDVRPDRSDAA from the coding sequence TTGTCGGCCAACACCGCGGGGGGAAGGTGGCTCTTTGCCGGATATCAGCTGACGGGCGTCAGCAGTAGCGAAGAGGAACAGGTCGGCTTTGCAGACGAGGCAGCCTGGCTGCTGGAGGACTGCCTCAGAAACCGAGGCGGCTTGTACGCGAAGTCCGCGGAGCCGTGGAAGGAATTCGTCATCGTCGAGCGCAATGTCTACACCCGCGCCTACGTCGAAGGGCGCCGCGCAGAGGACGTACGACCGGACAGATCCGACGCTGCCTGA
- a CDS encoding MFS transporter, which produces MTVRKSNRKTPRWVLASVVVAAVFMANLDLWIVNVALVDMGRGFGNSLSAVSWVLNAYAIGLAALLVPAGRLGDRLGQRRVFLSGIAVFTLASLGCAVAPNLALLVAARVLQAVGAAAQLPTSLALLMASVEPHRRTNVARGWAAVGALAAVCGPVLGGLLVTFDWRWVFVVNLPVGLAAWLVGRRVLPVEPARRDERLPDLVGSALLIVAVAALTGALVQAPIWGWASAGTAALVALTVLGTGAFVWRSARHPQPLLELPLLRIRHFAIANVAFFCFGAAFAIMLLSNSLWCQNVWHYSVLRTGLAMAPSPAVVPFVTFGSTRLVHRIGPGPVAAIGSVLFAAALLWRIVLAKAAPHYLTDLLPSMLFSGIGVGLTLSTLMAAGATALPPARAATGSALVNSGRQVASALGVAILVTALGPTASVREFDLGWWLALAFIAATAVISLTLQHVRSEVSAAASVPAAAPAEPIAELA; this is translated from the coding sequence GTGACGGTTCGAAAATCAAACCGTAAGACGCCCCGCTGGGTTCTCGCATCCGTCGTCGTGGCGGCCGTGTTCATGGCGAACCTCGATCTGTGGATCGTCAACGTCGCGCTCGTCGACATGGGGCGCGGTTTCGGCAACTCGCTGTCCGCGGTCTCCTGGGTGCTCAACGCATACGCCATCGGGCTGGCCGCGCTGTTGGTCCCGGCCGGCCGACTCGGCGACCGCCTGGGGCAGCGGCGGGTGTTCCTCAGCGGCATCGCGGTGTTCACCCTCGCCTCGCTGGGCTGCGCCGTCGCGCCGAACCTCGCGTTGCTTGTGGCCGCGCGCGTCCTGCAGGCCGTCGGCGCCGCCGCGCAACTGCCCACGTCCCTCGCTCTGCTGATGGCCTCGGTGGAACCGCACCGCCGCACCAACGTGGCCCGCGGCTGGGCCGCCGTCGGGGCACTCGCGGCGGTGTGCGGCCCGGTGCTCGGCGGCCTCCTGGTCACCTTCGACTGGCGGTGGGTGTTCGTGGTGAACCTGCCGGTCGGGCTCGCCGCGTGGCTCGTCGGGCGCCGCGTGCTGCCGGTCGAACCTGCCCGCCGCGACGAGCGGCTGCCCGACCTCGTCGGCAGCGCGCTGCTGATCGTCGCCGTGGCCGCCCTGACCGGCGCGCTCGTGCAGGCGCCCATCTGGGGCTGGGCTTCGGCCGGCACGGCCGCGCTGGTGGCGCTCACCGTGCTGGGCACCGGGGCGTTCGTGTGGCGGTCGGCCCGGCATCCGCAGCCGCTGCTCGAACTGCCGCTGCTGAGGATCCGCCACTTCGCCATCGCCAACGTCGCGTTCTTCTGCTTCGGCGCCGCCTTCGCCATCATGCTGTTGTCCAATTCGCTGTGGTGCCAGAACGTTTGGCACTACAGCGTGCTGCGCACAGGCTTGGCCATGGCGCCGAGCCCGGCCGTGGTGCCGTTCGTCACATTCGGGTCGACCCGGCTGGTGCACCGCATCGGGCCCGGCCCGGTGGCCGCGATCGGCAGCGTGCTATTCGCCGCCGCGCTACTGTGGCGGATCGTGCTGGCCAAGGCCGCACCGCACTACCTGACCGATCTGTTGCCCAGCATGCTGTTCAGCGGAATCGGGGTCGGGCTGACGCTGAGCACGCTCATGGCCGCCGGCGCGACGGCGCTACCCCCAGCCCGCGCCGCGACGGGCTCGGCGCTGGTCAACTCCGGACGGCAGGTCGCCTCGGCGCTGGGCGTGGCGATCTTGGTGACGGCGCTCGGACCGACCGCTTCCGTCCGCGAGTTCGACCTGGGGTGGTGGCTGGCGCTGGCCTTCATCGCCGCGACCGCGGTGATCAGCCTGACGCTGCAGCACGTCCGCTCCGAAGTCTCCGCCGCCGCGTCCGTTCCGGCCGCCGCACCCGCCGAGCCGATTGCCGAATTGGCCTGA
- the zwf gene encoding glucose-6-phosphate dehydrogenase → MANTNPQTISYPAPDKRRRRHDTEALDPHVIVLFGATGDLAKRKLIPGLAYLDQSELAPDIQIVATSLEDLTVDEFRELAKNAIDSFGAHKLTAEQWANFAKVITYVPQGMGPEALAEAVAEAENNLAPNVRRLHYLSVPPKAARDVITMLRDANLVERSRVVMEKPFGTDLDSAVALNDFVHQTFEESQIFRIDHFLGKEAAQNILAFRFANGLFEPIWNRNFIDHIQIDIPEALGLDQRANFYEETGAYKDMVVTHLFQVMAFVVMEPPTALEPFAISEEKNKVFRSMLPVLPSNVVRGQYNGYREETGVAKDSDTETFIALKVGIDNWRWAGVPIYLRTGKRMAEGIRIISIAFKEAPRTMFPPGSGVGTQGPDHLTFDLADNSKVSLSFYGKRPGPGMKLDKMSMQFSSQEIDSSVDVLEAYERLILDAMRGDHTLFTTAEGIESLWERSEDLLADPPPAKLYQPGTWGPNAIHQLIAPNAWRLPFEREWRESRG, encoded by the coding sequence GTGGCCAACACGAACCCGCAAACAATCTCTTACCCGGCACCGGACAAACGACGGCGCCGCCATGACACCGAGGCGCTCGACCCCCACGTCATCGTCCTATTCGGCGCAACCGGGGATCTGGCCAAACGCAAGTTGATTCCCGGCCTGGCCTACTTGGACCAGTCCGAGCTGGCGCCCGACATCCAGATCGTCGCGACATCGCTGGAAGACCTCACCGTCGACGAATTCCGCGAACTCGCCAAGAACGCTATCGATTCATTCGGCGCCCACAAGCTCACCGCCGAACAGTGGGCCAACTTCGCCAAGGTCATCACCTACGTCCCGCAGGGTATGGGACCCGAGGCACTCGCCGAGGCGGTCGCCGAGGCCGAGAACAACCTGGCCCCCAACGTCCGGCGACTGCATTACCTGTCGGTTCCGCCGAAAGCGGCGCGTGATGTCATCACCATGCTGCGCGACGCGAACCTGGTCGAACGCTCTCGCGTGGTGATGGAGAAGCCGTTCGGCACCGACCTGGACAGTGCGGTGGCGCTCAACGACTTTGTGCACCAGACGTTCGAGGAATCGCAGATCTTCCGCATCGACCACTTCCTGGGCAAGGAAGCGGCTCAGAACATCCTGGCGTTCCGCTTCGCCAACGGGCTGTTCGAGCCGATCTGGAACCGCAACTTCATCGACCACATCCAGATCGACATTCCCGAGGCCCTCGGGCTCGATCAGCGGGCCAACTTCTACGAGGAGACCGGCGCCTATAAGGACATGGTGGTGACCCACCTGTTCCAGGTGATGGCCTTCGTGGTCATGGAGCCGCCGACCGCGCTCGAGCCGTTCGCCATCAGCGAGGAGAAGAACAAGGTGTTCCGGTCGATGCTGCCGGTCCTGCCCTCCAACGTGGTGCGCGGCCAGTACAACGGCTACCGCGAAGAGACCGGCGTGGCAAAGGATTCCGACACCGAGACGTTCATCGCGTTGAAAGTCGGCATCGACAACTGGCGCTGGGCCGGCGTGCCGATCTATCTGCGGACCGGCAAGAGGATGGCCGAGGGTATCCGCATCATTTCGATCGCGTTCAAGGAGGCCCCGCGCACGATGTTCCCGCCCGGCTCAGGCGTGGGCACCCAGGGGCCCGATCACCTGACGTTCGACCTCGCCGACAACTCGAAGGTCTCGCTGTCGTTCTACGGCAAGCGGCCCGGCCCCGGCATGAAGCTGGACAAAATGTCGATGCAGTTCTCGTCGCAGGAGATCGACAGCTCGGTCGACGTGCTGGAGGCTTACGAACGGCTCATCCTCGACGCGATGCGTGGCGATCACACCCTGTTCACTACCGCTGAGGGCATCGAATCGTTGTGGGAGCGTTCGGAGGACCTGCTCGCCGACCCGCCGCCGGCCAAGCTGTACCAGCCCGGCACCTGGGGTCCCAACGCGATCCACCAGCTGATCGCGCCCAACGCGTGGCGGCTGCCGTTCGAGCGCGAGTGGCGGGAATCCAGGGGGTAG